Proteins co-encoded in one Corynebacterium lujinxingii genomic window:
- a CDS encoding SDR family oxidoreductase, which yields MNETKVAVVTGGSAGIGEATCRALASDGWEVVVAARRVDRCEALADEIGGRAIHLDVTDPESVAKLNELERVDLLVNNAGGAKGTDYLRDADDADWEWMLETNVMGTMRVTRALYPQLKASEGLVINIGSVAGTDAYKGGSGYNAAKYGLRGMTRAMRREEAENNIRVCEIDPGRVQTDFALNRFSGDEERARKVYEGNVNLTAEDIAEAVRWVASLPKRVNIDTMSIMPVDQADR from the coding sequence ATGAACGAGACCAAAGTAGCAGTAGTCACCGGCGGGTCAGCAGGCATCGGCGAGGCAACGTGTCGTGCGTTGGCGAGCGACGGTTGGGAGGTCGTCGTCGCGGCGCGGCGCGTGGACCGGTGCGAGGCGCTTGCCGACGAGATCGGCGGCCGAGCAATCCACCTCGACGTCACGGATCCGGAAAGCGTGGCGAAACTCAACGAGCTGGAGCGCGTGGACTTGCTGGTCAACAACGCCGGCGGCGCGAAGGGGACGGACTACCTGCGGGATGCGGACGACGCGGACTGGGAGTGGATGCTCGAGACGAATGTGATGGGCACGATGCGGGTGACCAGAGCGTTGTACCCGCAGCTCAAGGCGTCGGAGGGGCTCGTGATCAACATCGGTTCGGTGGCGGGCACGGACGCGTACAAGGGCGGGTCCGGCTACAACGCGGCGAAGTACGGCCTGCGCGGCATGACTAGGGCGATGCGCAGGGAGGAGGCGGAAAACAACATCCGCGTCTGCGAGATCGATCCGGGCCGGGTACAGACTGATTTTGCGCTCAACAGGTTCAGCGGCGACGAGGAACGCGCTCGGAAGGTCTACGAGGGCAACGTCAACCTGACCGCAGAGGACATCGCGGAGGCGGTGCGGTGGGTGGCGAGTCTGCCGAAGCGGGTGAACATCGA